The Ovis canadensis isolate MfBH-ARS-UI-01 breed Bighorn chromosome 24, ARS-UI_OviCan_v2, whole genome shotgun sequence DNA window GACCCAGAAATTCTGACCCTGCGGCCTCTCTGCGGGGTGGGGGCTCTGAGTCCTGGAGGGAGGCCTTTAAATAACTGCGCAGGCGCAGGCGTAGGCTGCCGCGCGGGAAAATCACCTGTTTCCATGTAAATGTCCCGGCTCCTCAGACTTTTAAGTGGGGAGAGAACACTGCTGTGTGTTCAGAGGAAATTGACGGCAATAAAGTTGGAAATTGTTTCCACCAAAGGCCGAAAGGCGGGCGGGGCAGAGGCGCGTGGTGGCCATAGGCCGCGCGTCGGGCCTCGTTCTCCTCTGCACCCGTGGGTTTGCCGTGGCTCGCAGTCTGTAGCTCTCGCGTGTGCCTGTCGCACGAGCCCGTACACACGTGTGTGACGCCGACGCCCTGCGTGCACGTTGCGTGGTGTGCATTTTCGTCGACGTGCTGTCTTTATTCTGACCCACAGCGAGCCGGGCTAGAGGAGCCCCGGCTTCACTGCATCGTGTTTCTCGCTGCGCGGTGGGCTGTCTGATGGGAGGCCGTGGGGTCCGCAGACGGGAGTTGGTGTCCTGGCCTGGCCAAGGTCACCTGAACTCAGGCCCCGGCTTCCCCTCTGCGTGGTGGATGCCGGAACAGCCCCTGCCCCAGGGTGGGTGCTGGGTGCTCTGCCTCGTGTTCGGCTGGCCCGCAGGGGACACTCGCTCCCCTCCAGGGTGCAGGGCAGCGCTCTGCTCCCTCCTGGCCTCAGGCTTGTGAGAGTCTATGGCCTCAGCTACCTGCAGACTGAGGTGGGGGCCCACCCATCCCTTGGCCCTCTGGGTCCAGCCCGGGTGCCGTGTCCGCTCCCTCATTCCCCAGACTGGGGGACTGCCTGGTGCAGAGTGGTGGGTCCAGGGGCTCCAAGCCCCCCTCCCAGTGGGACCCTGGCGAACACACCTTACTGGTGACAGCCACCTCATTGGCGGGGCTGACCTCCCCTTCGAGCGAGTTTGGAAGGGTAACAGGAGACGCTGAGATGCTTTCAGGAAACTGCCCACAGTTCCCTGCGCCCCCTCCCACCCGCTCACTGCCCACCCCCCCACTCGCTCGCTCCTCCCAAACTCTCCCTGCTCACTCGCCCCACCCCCGCTCACTCCCCCCCACTCCCCCCAACCTGCTCACTCCTCCCTTACTCCCCCTGCTCACTCCCCCCATCCCCGCTCACTCCCCCCCAACCTGCTCTCTCCTCCCTTACTCCCCCCCCTCACTCCCCCccacttcccccccccccaccagcctGGGCTCCACTGCCCCGCCCCCCAGGAGAAGCCAGGCGGAGAGGGGCGTGGCTCTCGGCGCTCCCGCAGGCAGCCGCCTTAGCCACTTTCTCCATAGATTTGCTCTGAgctgagggggcttccctgtggctcatctggtaaaagaatccgcctgcaatgcaggacaccccggtctgactcctgggttgggaagatcctctggaagagagaGAAGCTCCCACtttagtatcctggcctggagaatccaacggactgtgtagtccacggagtcacaaagagtcggcacgATGGAGTGACTTTCGTTTTCACTGAGTTGGCTGCACGCTGGTGCAGGCCTGACCCCCCATGCTGAGCTGTGAGTCTCCGACGGCACCGGGTCACTGGTGTTTCAGGACGTGCCCGTGGTGAGGTCCGTGGTCGGAGGGCATCTGCGCTTAAGCGCGACCCACCTTCGATGCCCGGCGTCCTGGCCGCCCGGCGATGTGCCCCACAGGACTCGCAGTGTGGCCAGGCGGCTGGCTGGAGCGCTGCGGGGTCCTTTCTGGGTTTGTTTTCCAGAGCCAGAGCTGCCATCAGAACCTGCAGGTGGGTTTTCCACCTGAACATGTGCTTCCTCTTCTTGGGTGAGTTTTTAAGGGCGGGCTGGCCGGTTCTCAGGGGAGCGCTGTCAGCATGTGAAGCCACCAGCGTCTTCCCACGTGGCTGTCCACCGGCCCGCCTGCCTGAACCCTCGCTCCGAGGCTCTCACATGAGGCTCAGTTTCCTGAGGAGACGGGCCCCCTGGCTTATTCTGGTGCCAGTTTCAGGCCAAGGACTGGGCCTTCTGggccccctccctcagccttgCAAAAGGGCTGCCAAGGTCCAGCCTCGGTCCCCTGAGAGCTTCCGCAGCCCGGGCCCTGAGGATGTTGTGTTCCCTTCGTGGCTCTCTGCGGGGGCTCCAGAAATAGCCCTGAGGGGGTCTAGGAAGCCGGCCCTGCTCACCAGGACTGCTTCCTGGGGCTAGAAGGCTGTGTGGGGTGTGAGTGGGGGGCGTGGGAGGGCGGCGTCCCGGCTTGCTGAGTTTTCTTTAGCTTCTTGGGGCCTGCCCGGCTTCCTTCCAGACCCGAGTCTGCGCGGGGGAGGCTCGCGTCCGGCCGGGGGCGCCCCTGAGTCCTGTGGACATCGTCGGGGGCGCTAGCTACGCACCGCCCCTCCCGTGGGCTCTTATCTCGGGTTTGGCTGGCCGTCCTGAGCGGGAACCTGTGCGGTCCGCGTGTCGCGGTGGTTCTGCGTCCCCTCTGCTTGCCTGTAGGGGGGGCGCCCTCTCCGGCGAGTGCTTGTCGCCGCGCTGCCCTTTGGCCTCCGCCCAGCTCAGACTCCTCCCCTCTTGGGCTGCGTGTTCCGACGGGCCTCGGCACGCGGGGGTGTAACCTTGAGCCCACCAGCCTGCTGGCGTTGGGGGCACCTGGCGGCCTGGCCCTTTGCTCTCGGCTGGCCCCTTGCCCCTTTTGTGCCCGCCAGCAGAACTGGCTTCTTAGGGCCTTGCTGCCTGCGGGTGTGTACACTGCGGGCCCCTGGGGGGGCCGAGGGCCCGGGTGAGGCACGTGTCCCCGTCCAGCTGCGCGGCggcagggcgggggaggggcgcggGGGGGCGACGCGGCCCTGCACCCCCCGGCgggccaggccctggggctgCGGAGGCGGCAGGGCGGGCCGTGCGGTGCACAGGGCGCAGCCCCTGCAGGCCCCGCCTAGGTGGGATAACGCCCGCGGTTGCCTTCCTGCCGGGCTCTGCTCCTCTGCCCAGCGGGCAGTGCGCTGCGTTACGTGAGGCGACTGGGGGTCAGAGCCTGCGCGTGGAGCCGGCTGCCTCCTGAGCGCCGCACCGCGTCTGTGGGTTCGGTGCACCTGGGCCGTGCATTTGCGCGCCGTGCAGCGCCCGGGGGCCGGGCGCGCCTCCACGGCCGCCCTGGGGGCCTATCTTGTGAAGGCAGGATTTGCTGCGGCCTCCTCGGGAGTCGGCGCCGCGAGCTGGCAGCCGGCGCCTCGCGCGCAGGTGCAGGGCCGCGGCGGCCACCGGAGGGCGCTCCGTGAACACGCCCGCTCCGCGCCCGCGGTCACTGAGCCACCCGTTAGCCCGCTTGGAACCCGAATTCCATCGGCTTCCTGCCTCGTGGCTctcggggcggcgggggcgggcgaTTTGGCAGTCCCCCCCCCCCATGGAACTGCTGGGAAACCTACACGCGGGAAGGAAGTGCCCAGCTCTGTGTCCCGCACGAGCAGTGGTGGCGGAGGGCACGGCTGTGTGAGCGGCCCCCTGCCTCCCGGAGCCCTGGCCCCCGCGGGTGTGTGGGACCCACCCACCACCAGCCCCGTGGACACACCATGGGCCCTCGGACAGCTCGGGGTTTATCCGCGTCGGACTTAAGACCCGCGTGGTGCAGGGTCAGCGCTGACCAGCAGAGGAGCCACGGTGTAGCCAGAAAGGCTGGAGTGTAACTCAGGAGGGGAAGACTTGCTTCCTTATGGCTGTGCGCTGTTTAGCTGACATGTCACACACCGCAAGAAACACATTAGAATCCAGAAATTGGCTAATAAATATCACGTAATTTAATCTTCAAAAGTGTGGGTGTTCTTTCCCCAGTTTCTAAGACCCCTGCAGTAAATTCAGGCCATCTGGGCAGATGTAAGGGGTTAGGAACGAGAAGGCCCCCACATTTCCCGCCTGATTTTAACTTCAAGAACTTGATGTGTAATTGAGCACCTTAATGACTTCTGGTTTGTCCTTTGTCAGGTCCTTTTTACAAAGAAACAAATGtttcacttttttaatttttttaaaaaattatttgagtcttggctgcgctgggccttTGCTGCTGCACACAGGTTTTCCCCTAGCGTTGGAGAGCAGggctacccccccccccccgttgcTGTGCGTGGGCCCCTCGTCGTGGCGGCTTCTCTCGTGGGGCTTCAGTAGGCGCGGTGCGAGGGCTCAGGAATCCCGGCTTGCCGGTTGCAGAGCAGGCGCTCAGTACCTATGGCCAGGGACTCAGGGGctccgcagcacgtgggatcgttctggaccagggaccgaacccgcgTCCCCTGTGTTGCCAGGAGGATTCCTGCccactgtgctaccagggaagctctgactTCTTGATGACATCTGCTGCGATTGGTAAGAGACCCAGTTTCTTACAATTAGCTTTATAACCTTCATGAAATAAACCCAAGGCTAAACTCACCTCTGGGGATCCTGAGTAATGAAGCATGGCACGGTGGGTGAGTTTGTCTGTTGACAAAAATAAGATCATTGAAACCCCagtcagggatttccctggtggcccagtggttaagactccgtgtctccagtgcaggggctgtgggctcGACCCGTggccgggaactaagatcccgcatgccgcacagtcagaatatatacatactaacagttaaaaaaaaaaaagagttcgtGGTCTACCTTGACGTTTTCCAAATAGCTGCTCATTCTCTTAAATGCCTCAAGTCTTAGTATGGCCATACAGCCCCGAACCTGCCTGATCTCATTGAAATGGTTCAAAATTCATTCAATTTTTAAGCAACTGTGGCAGGGGTATTAGGAATCAAACATACTAGGGCAGCAAGAAGTGACCCGGAGTTCAGCATGAGATCATCAAGCCGACATCCATGGAAAGTAGATTGTTGTGGTACTAGCGGCTGAGGCGCAGGTGGGCTTGCTCCTCGAGTTGGGGGGCAGAGGGGGGTTCAgggcacagcagcagcagtggcgggGCCTGCTGCATCTGAGACCCCGGCTCGTCCTCTGTCAGCAGTAGAGGTGGGCCCGGGACAGAAGCCTGTGGCTGCTACCGGACGACACCCTCCCCCCGGAGGTCCCCCGAGACCAGCCAGCTGTCAACCAGAGCCACTGAGAAACTGAAATAGTGACCTTAGGCCCCCTGCACTGTGCGGGGGAAACCAGCtgggctgaggggtgggggcCGTGGACAGAGATCTGGGCCCTGGGCGCTCCCCTTCTCCAAGGAGCCCCTGGTGCGGGGAAGAGCCGCTTCCCTCTGCTGGCTCCGGGACCCTGAGGAGGGCACTCATCGCCTCTCTGCATGGCCACTGCTGTCTGGGGACCCCTGTGGGGGGACATGCTGGGGCAGCGGGGGGCACCGCCTGAGGCCCTGGGAATTTGAGGAGAGCTCCCAccaggccctggggccctggAGCAGCCAGTGGGCATCTGTGCTCGTCACCGCCAGGAGCGCCCGGAGCCCACCAGTTCCTGCTGCTCTGTCCCCCAAGGCTTACTGCAGCCCCCGAGTCCAGCGTGTCTGTAGCTCTGTGCAGGCCGTCAGCCTGGAGGGAAGTCAGTCTGCAGGTAGGAGAGCATGCCGCTCACTCTGGGCTCCACTTCCCAAGAGGCTGGGGCCACGTGGGGCAGGTCCCCCCACAGATGCCGCCAAGGGGAGCAGCCTGGCCCTGGGGCAGCTGGTGGTCAGTGAGCTCACCGCGAGTGTTTACGGCAGCAGCCGGGCGCGGGCGGCGCCCTGTGCCGCGTTTGTCTTTCGCCTGAAAGGCGTCCTGCACGACTGCAGCCTTCAGAAGCAGGCCTTTGCTTTTAGGGCATTTCGGGCTCAGAACAGGGTTGGGGTGAGGGGCTGTGATGTCTTCGTGAAGACGTGGGGAGTGGAAAGGGGGGCGCCCCGCGTCCCTAACAGCTAACACTGACAGCGGGGTGCAGGAGAGGGCGAAGGGTGGCGGGtgggctctgcagccccgtgAGCCTGCCTGCCCAGATCCGTCTTGCCTGTGGGCAGGCCCGTCGGCTTTGGGGTTAGAAATCCTGAGTATTTTCCTCCCGTCGCCTTGTTGACACTCACCTTTGGGCACACTTTGGGGGCCAGTGCCGCCGGGCTCACAACTGGCGGCCGCAGACGCCCCATGTGGCCCCTCCCGCTGCGCCTGTGCGTCCCAGGAAGCCTGCAGCCCCGTCCTGCCCCGTGGCCGAGAGGCTTGCCACCCAAGTGGGTTTGCGTTTCCTTCATTTTAATACCTTCTGACTTTCCTACCAAACGTCTCATAAACAAAACGAAAGGGGGGAGGGCTAGTATTTTAACAGTACAAAGTATAAATACTGGTGTTAGGTTTTCATTACTTCGTTTgcggccgggggtgggggggggcaggctGTCGCGGGCGTGGACCTGAAAGGGGGGTGTGGGAGGCAAGCACACCCGAGGGCAGCCGGGCGCCGAGGACACGGCTCCCCCTCACACCAGGCACCTGGGGAACTCCACGCGGCTGCGCCTGGTTCTGCCTCTCTCCAGGGGCGAGGGAGCAGGGGCTGGAGTCAGCGTCGCCTCCTGGATGCCTGAGAGGAGGGAGCGAGCCTTGGGCACAGGGGACTGATCACCGCGCCTTGTGCTTCCGGCCAGTGCGGCCCGCCCCGCCCGCGGCGGTGGGAGCAGCGTCTATGCCGTCACCGACTGCACCCCCGCTTGGTCCGGGGAGCAGCTTTGGTGCCCACGGCGCAGCTTCTTCATCAGCCGCCGCAGCTTGCCGGGAAAGTTTCTGTCGAGGTGGCGGTACAGAACCGGCACCACAGCGCTGCTGGCGAAGGCCAGGAACTTGGACAGGTCCTTGGCGAGGAGCAGCGTCCCCACGTGGTGCCTGTCCAGTGCCTTCCCCCGTGCCGCCAGGACCGTGCGCCCCAGGAGCGTCAGGTAGTGGGGCGTCCAGAGCCCGAACTGCGCGCACACGGTGGCCACCAGCAGCCTGTGCGCTGAGGGGTCTGGGCGGCCCGCGTTCCGGTCGAGCGGCGTGTCTTCCTTGCGGACCCGCGCCAGGAGCGCGAGCGCGTAGAGCGCGGCCAGGCCGGGCACCAGGTAGCCGACGAGCAGCGTGATGGCGTCGTCTGCCGCCGCGTCCCGCATGCGCGAGCACTCCACCAGCCGTGCGGCCACGTGGCTGCAGATGTGGAACAGCAGGGAGGAGAAGCCGGCGAGCAGGGCGCCGCCCCAGACGAAGCCGCACACGTGCCGGGTGTTGTAGACGCTGGACATGTAGGTGCGCGGGAGCGCGCGCTCGATGTAGCAGTCGAGGCCCAGCAGCGCCGTGGAGTACAGCGTCACCAGCGCCGCCACGTTGAACAGCACCAGCAGCGAGACGTGCACCTCGCTGCCCGGGTCCCAGGCGGCCCCGCCGGCTGCGCCAGGGCCCAGCAGGTGCGCGGGCGCCAGGGCGCAGAGCAGCAGCCCGGCCGCCGCCATGTTGGCGAAGTAGACGTCGGGCATGGTCATGCCGCCGGGGTCGTGCAGGTtggccagcagcagcagcgcgtTGTAGCCCAGGCCGAGGGGGACGCCGCTCAGCAGGTAGAGCAGCGACAGCGCGGACAGCGCCCTCTGGAGGTGCAGGCAGGGCAGCGGGTCCTCGCCCCCCGTGCCGTTGAGCGGGCAGCTCCACATGGCGGGCTGTGGGGAGAGCAGCGCGTGAGGCCTTGGCGGCCAcggcccggcccccgcccccgagGCCGGCGGGAAGCGCGGCTGCGCGCGTTTTCTGCGGCCGAAGGCGTCCTCGCTGGAAGCTGGGAGGGCCCTGAGAGCCACGCGGGCCTCCTTGACCCTGTTTGCCGGGAAACCCACAGCCCTGGAGCTTTAAGGTGCCTTGCTGGCACCTTGTGGCGCCTGGGCCGCGTGAGAGAGGCCTGTAGCAGGAGAGCTGGGGGGCCGGGGGTGGACCCAAGGCCTGGCCCCGCAGCCCGCCTCGCGGGAACCTCAGCCTTCCTGAGGCTGCGGCAGCCCTGCTGCGCACATCCTCCCTCCCTTGCACTGACTGCGGAATCctgacaccccctcccccccacctccgTCTGTGCCCAGCAACCCGCCTCCCTCGCGCCGCCTGGGCAGCGCTGGTGTGCCGTGCCAGGGCACCGGGACCCCTGTCCTGAAAACCAGCGACCGCTGGACCCCTGGGGAGGGGCCAGAGGTGGTGGGAGGTAGTCTGCACGCGCGCCTGGCATCCTTCcggtcccctccctcccagcctggCAGGGTCTGGGCGGGCCTTGGCGGGTGGAGGCGCCTTGGTGGTGAGGGAAGGACAGACTTTCTTGAGCAACGCCTGAGTCCTGGGGAGGGGGGAACCCTCCACGCCATGCGTCCTGAGCCTACCGGGCTTCTTGCTCTCAGAGCGAGGCCAGCAACCCTCTGGGGCAGACCCTGGCCTCCCAGGTCCAGGGGCTAGGGAGGCCCCGCCTGCCCTTAAGTGGCCCGGCCCCACGCCGCGGCAGCGAGCCTGGCGTGGGGGGCACAGGGGGAATGACGCGACGGAGCAGGCGCCCGCTTACAGGGTGTGTGcctgtgacccccccccccaccgcccccgacACGGAGGGGTCAGGCAGGAGCCTCGCGGGGCGGGGCCGTCTGTATCCTAATGAGCCGCCAAGGCAGCGGCCGAAGGCGAAGGCGGGGGCGGGACTGCTGAGCGCCTGCTGCCTGCTGGCTTCTGGCTTCATCACCTCCAGGGAGGGCGTCTACTCTCAGTCGCTGCAGGGACTCGGGTCCCTCTTCCCAGACCTGGGGTCCAGGGTGCGGGAAGGAGCCCCAGACAGGGCCGGGCCTGAGGGGTCCTCGGAGCCTGCGTCCATCCTATTCTAGCCGATCCGCTGCCCGTTTCCCTCCCGCATGCCGGCGGGCTCCTGCGCGCTGAGCAGGCCGGCACGCTGGTCCACAGAGCATCCTGTCGGTGCCTGACCAGCCCGAGCGCCTCGCCCGGCTCCCGGGCCTcagtccctcccctccctccgcgCTGGCCCCACTCGTGGCGGGCCTGTTTCCCGGTGCGGCGTGCTCCTCCGCGAGGCGGGGGCGCATGCGCACACTcgtgtggcggggggtgggggggcgctgCGCGTGTCCGCCGCCTGGTTCTCAGGGTGCCCCTCCGCTGCAGGCGGGTGCCCCTCCGCTGCAGGCGGGTGCCCCTCCGCTGCAGGCGGGTGCCCCTCCGCTGCAGGCGGGTGCCCCTCCGCTGCAGGCGGGTGCCCCTCCGCTGCAGGCGGGTGCCCCTCCGCTGCAGGCGGGTGCCCCTCCGCTGCAGGCGGGTGCCGCTGCGCCTCCTGTTCACAGCCATTTTGGAGCCTTGAGAATTGTATCGGGAAGGGCCGGCACATGGGAAGGGCACCCTGCCCACGGGCTCCCCTGAGGCCCGACGGGGGTCCCCTGGTGCGCCTGCTCCTCCTGGGGGTCTCCATCCACCGGAGGGCAGGTTCGGCCAGGAGGGGCTGAGGACGGAAGGGTGGCCCTCTGCGATGTCTGGTGGGGCAGTGGATAGGGCCCCATGGGCTCCTGGGCTGCGGGAAGCAGGGGACGTGCCGGCAGGGGCCCTGCCCTGCTGGAGACCCGCGGGAGGCAGTCACGCGGAGCAAATCAGCTCAGAACTTTTTTCAAGAGCTCAGGTGCTTACACGGCCAGCTTGCTTGACCCAAGAGGGGTCTGCGTGTCTCAGCGGCCAGCCCGAGCCGCCGTGTCCTGGCAGCTCATACACACAGAACTTGGAAACCCTGCCCACAAAGTAGACAGCTCTGTGCGCGTCCTGTCGGTGTCCGCGGCGAGGACACGGCTGCCTTCACTGCAGCTCATGCGCTGAAGGTGCCGGTTTCCTTTgctttcagccagtctttgcttTTTGTCCCCGGTGTTCTTCCCAGAGGCTCCTCGCCTCCAGGTGTTACGCGTGGGGGTGCgggtgaggagggcaggaggcaggcTGCCGACATGGAAGGGACGAGGCACTGAGGCGCTTGCTGGGGCGGGTGGTGCCCATGGGCTCTTGGGGACCCAGAGCAGCAGCTGCGCCCGGCACCCCCAGACTTGCCGTCAGCATCGGTCACTTTGGGAGTGTGCGCCCACCGCGCACGGCTGCAGGGCAGCTGGTCAAGGCTCGAGGCCTCTAGCTGGTGTCCCCCTGTGTCCAGGCCCCTGTGCTGCCCCTGCGGGGCACTTCCCTTTGTGCTCGGGCTCTGGGAGTGCAAGAGTCTGGGAACAGGCTCCCCTCCCCCAAGGCCCTGTGAGGAGGGGCCCTGAGAACAATGGTGGCCCCCGCCCTCCACACTggcgggctgggctgggctgcctttCCAGTCACCAGCTCTCTGTTCCCTTCCTTCCTGAGAAAGGGGAAGTTGGACCGTGGCCAGAGACCAGGATTCCGAGCAGGGCTTTGTGGTCCTGGCCTCTCAGGGGCAGGAGGCAAGGCCAGGTGGGCCCTCAGCCGCTGGGCCCTGCCCCTGGCCCCACAGGCCCTCGCTGTCCCTGAGTAGCAGGGCTGACGACACCGCCTGCGGCCGCCCGTCACCCACTGCAAATCTGACTGGTGTCGTCAGGACGGCCCCAGGGGCAGGAGGGACCAGGAGCCCAGCAGCATCGTCCAGGCTGGTCCTGTCACCCTGCTCCGGGGCCGTCCTGATGACACCGGTCAGAGCTGTCCACTGCCTCCTGGCTCCCAGTCCACCCTCTAATGCGCCCCGCCTGCCCCTCCCATCAAGCACCCCCGCCCACTGCCCGCCTGCTGGACACACGCCTCTGCAGACCTGCCTGCAGACACCCCGGCTGGCGCGGCCGCCTTCCTCCTATGCTTGGTGGGGCCTCCCAGACCTCTGGGCCCTCCTCCATGCCTCCCTAGGCAGCAGCGCCCACCAGGTGCCGACCAGGGCCCCGTCATCCGACAGGGCGTTGGGGGGCCCTGACCTCCTGCCCACCCTCAGCCCTGTCCCGGATCCCTCCGGGACTCCGGTGCTGCCAGCCTGGCCAGGGCCTGGTTCTGCCCGGCACCCCTGCCTCTGCCCGCTGGGTCTGCGCCCCCCCCCTGCCTTCTGCCCCCTCTGCCAGGCCCGGGGAACATACAGGTGTGCGCGTCTGGCTAGAGACATGTCCCCTCACTCTCGGACCCTCACCCGTGGGCGCCCCTCTTCTGTGGCGGGCATGCCCAGCCAGGCCTGCAACCAGCCTTTGTCCACGGAGCAGGGGCGCGCCTGGCACATGCAGGCGTGTGGCCATGGTCTCACGGCGACGCCGGCAGCAGGACTGCCCAGCCCTGAGGTCGTGTGGCCTGGGgcgggaggctggtgggctccaGCATCCTGGCTTGCTCCTTGGTCGTCGAGGGGGTCCGGCGGTCACCGCATCCGGTGTCTCCCAAGAGGACTAACTTGATCTGAAGGTGACCTGCATCCCCTCTCTGAGAGTTCGGCCTGTCGCCTCTGATCACGCTTCTGGGCCAGTGGCCCTGCCGGGCCCCGGATGACTGCCACGCGGCCAACTTCCGGCTGGTCTTGTTCCAGGGCGTGGAGATGTCTTCACAGCCTCGGGCCAGGGCAGTTCCCGCCCGGGGCCAGCGGTGGGCTGGAGCGGGGAGCGCGGCCAGCCTGGGAGGGCGCCGGACTCCCAGGTGGACCCTGACGTGCGCGCAGGCTGGCGGCGCTGCTGTGGCATCAGGGAGGGGTCTCCTGCTCTGCTCTGGACCTAAGCAGGAGCTCTCAGGACTCGACGTGTCCTCCTCGGTGCCTGCATGGGTGCCGGCACGCTGGGCAGACGGCCTCGCAGCACACGGCCTCGAGTGGGGGCTGGCAGGCGGCAGGGCCACGGGGCAGATGAGTCGACGGGCCAGCCTCTGCTCGGCGCCCAGGACTCTGAGCCGGGCGCCGGGGCAGCAGTGAAGCAGCCCCCGGCCGCTCCACCCCCCGCGCGTTGGTGATGCGGACGGGGGACACGGTGGGGGCTGGTGGCAGGCCCCGGGGAGGGGGTGGCATGCGGGCCGGGTGCCCGTTGGGGAACACTGGGCCACAGGACACGTGTCTAAGCCCCGCTGCACTGAGGGCCGCCTGCTTCTTATGCTCTTGTTCTTTGGGGAAGCAGCTCGATCATGCCCCCTGGCCTGACTCAGACCGCCCCTTGGGAGGGGCGCGTGCTGCCTGGTGGCAGCTCCCATCCGTGGGCCGCAGACTGAGGACCAGCCTCCCCAGGCGCCTTGCCCGCAGCTGCCTGGCTTGGGTCCCTGGTCAGGCCGTTGGGAGGATGGAGTGCGGTGGTGAGCGCGGCCCTCCCTGGTGCTGGGCGTGGAACGGCGGGTCCTCGCCTCCCACACACGCGCCCTGCCGTGCTGCCTCCTGACTCTGCCAGCTGCCGCAGGGAGAGGAGacgggggagggagggcagggttCGTGAGCGGGCCCAGGCCAAGGGCAGATTCTCatggagcgggggt harbors:
- the GPR146 gene encoding probable G-protein coupled receptor 146, translated to MWSCPLNGTGGEDPLPCLHLQRALSALSLLYLLSGVPLGLGYNALLLLANLHDPGGMTMPDVYFANMAAAGLLLCALAPAHLLGPGAAGGAAWDPGSEVHVSLLVLFNVAALVTLYSTALLGLDCYIERALPRTYMSSVYNTRHVCGFVWGGALLAGFSSLLFHICSHVAARLVECSRMRDAAADDAITLLVGYLVPGLAALYALALLARVRKEDTPLDRNAGRPDPSAHRLLVATVCAQFGLWTPHYLTLLGRTVLAARGKALDRHHVGTLLLAKDLSKFLAFASSAVVPVLYRHLDRNFPGKLRRLMKKLRRGHQSCSPDQAGVQSVTA